Proteins from a single region of Pyrus communis chromosome 6, drPyrComm1.1, whole genome shotgun sequence:
- the LOC137737246 gene encoding HVA22-like protein c: protein MGRNNDSGNFLQVVANNFDVLALPLVTLVYPLYASIRAIETKSRTDDQQWLTYWVLYSLMTIFELTFAKILECFPVWTYAKLIFTCWLVLPQFNGAAHVYRRFIRPYYMNPQVAHQMWYFPRKKGGSLFSKPDDVLTAAEKYMEEHGTEAFERLISKADRERSNRKSNNYMIFDDDYMY, encoded by the exons ATGGGTCGTAACAATGATTCTGGGAATTTTCTACAAGTCGTGGCTAACAACTTTGATGTTCTTGCTTT GCCTCTAGTCACACTAGTTTATCCCCT ATATGCTTCAATTAGGGCAATAGAAACCAAGTCTCGTACCGATGATCAACAATGGCTTACCTATTGGGTTCTGTATTCTCTGATGACAATCTTCGAGCTCACATTCGCCAAAATCCTTGAATG CTTTCCGGTATGGACCTATGCCAAGTTGATATTCACATGTTGGTTGGTGCTGCCACAATTCAACGGAGCTGCACATGTTTATCGACGCTTCATCAGACCATACTATATGAACCCACAAGTTGCTCATCAAATGTGGTATTTCCCAAGAAAGAAGGGCGGTAGCCTCTTCAGCAAGCCGGATGACGTTTTAACCGCCGCCGAAAAATACATGGAAGAGCACGGGACAGAAGCATTTGAAAGGCTCATAAGCAAG GCTGATAGAGAAAGGAGCAACAGGAAGAGCAACAACTACATGATCTTTGATGACGATTATATGTACTAA